A section of the Paenibacillus aurantius genome encodes:
- a CDS encoding ABC transporter permease encodes MNEPVSVPETAARLRVRPKGLLRRLAAQWEVQSMIWPGIIFIILFSYIPMWGITIAFKEYDIFQGVSGSPWVGLRQFRMFFGSPDFAMIMKNTIVIAFLKLVVIFPAPVALALMLNEVRHSAYKRLVQTLTYLPHFISWVIVSGLVFSILSVENGSLNMMLQKLGLIRQPVNWLSLPEYFYAILISSGVWKEIGFSSIVYLAAIVGVNPHLYEAAAIDGAGRLRQIFSVTLPTIAPVITIFFILQIGNLLNAGFEDILAITNGGKNTILREVSEVIDTYVYNVGVNQMRYSFATAAGLFKSLINVLLLWGANSLARKAGGSSLW; translated from the coding sequence ATGAACGAACCCGTCTCCGTGCCCGAGACTGCGGCAAGGCTTAGGGTGAGGCCCAAAGGCCTGCTTCGGCGGCTGGCGGCTCAGTGGGAAGTCCAAAGCATGATTTGGCCGGGTATCATCTTTATTATCCTGTTCAGTTATATTCCCATGTGGGGGATCACGATTGCGTTCAAGGAGTACGACATCTTCCAGGGGGTCTCAGGAAGTCCGTGGGTCGGCTTAAGGCAATTTCGAATGTTTTTCGGCTCTCCCGACTTTGCCATGATCATGAAGAATACAATCGTGATCGCCTTCCTGAAGCTGGTGGTCATCTTTCCGGCACCGGTCGCGCTGGCCCTCATGCTGAATGAAGTCCGGCACTCGGCCTACAAGAGGCTGGTGCAGACCTTGACCTACCTCCCGCATTTTATCTCCTGGGTCATCGTTTCCGGTCTGGTCTTCTCCATCTTGTCCGTGGAGAACGGCAGCCTGAACATGATGCTGCAGAAGCTCGGCTTGATCCGCCAGCCGGTCAACTGGCTGTCGCTTCCGGAGTACTTCTATGCGATTCTGATCTCCTCGGGAGTATGGAAGGAAATCGGCTTCAGCTCGATCGTGTACTTGGCGGCGATCGTCGGGGTGAATCCCCATCTGTACGAAGCAGCCGCCATCGACGGCGCCGGCAGGCTGAGGCAAATCTTTAGCGTGACGCTCCCGACGATCGCTCCGGTTATCACGATCTTCTTCATTCTGCAAATCGGCAATCTGCTGAATGCCGGGTTTGAAGATATCCTGGCGATTACGAACGGCGGAAAAAATACGATTCTGCGAGAGGTTTCCGAAGTAATCGATACGTATGTGTACAACGTCGGCGTGAACCAGATGAGGTATTCTTTTGCCACGGCAGCGGGCCTGTTCAAGTCGCTGATCAACGTGCTGCTGCTATGGGGCGCCAATTCGCTAGCCAGAAAAGCAGGGGGGTCGTCGCTGTGGTGA
- a CDS encoding extracellular solute-binding protein encodes MSLLVAAAMLSTTALTACSKGNAGTSSGSTSSPAPGQTGTKAAAQFGEQPLEFSFYSNYDFASPIGYGNDVSTKWLKENKKLNILEIGSNGNAKQKFGAMVAANDLPDVMMLDRGSSEYTTMQKNGMLVPLDDYYKKYPVLQKLIDPQTFNMLKAEDGHIYVIPNWFDSANNPYKYSNTGWTVNRKMYTELGKPELKTFDDLYNYLKQVKAKYPDVVPLETGMTLSGINMLYKLIYAGFGDNRTIWNIGDVPSFPNLKTNTLEPIFNDPAYKDAYKFLNKLYREGLVTQDMFTQKLEQVQEKLNTGRIAVTGLSNITGLGNSANNVLQAKDPNAGYDFIPFLYNKGADPKTVNPHTYGTLGWNVNVITKKAKNPEQIFQFYDWWASEEGQRINAFGPPGVLYDKVDEHGAPIDNEKAKTITPQEKANLKIGLFNPEGSWKFYVIGHYKNAQNPDALNWGNAASEFFGGFAKLNADQFNNMSLDPKSEVGIIEQQIKQIWHDANAKMVFAKSDDELEAVYNKLKADVTKAGYEKVLAEKTKIWKANLDKMK; translated from the coding sequence ATGAGTTTGCTCGTAGCGGCGGCCATGCTGTCGACTACAGCGCTAACGGCCTGCAGCAAAGGGAATGCGGGAACTTCTTCGGGGAGCACATCGTCCCCGGCTCCCGGCCAAACCGGCACGAAGGCCGCGGCGCAGTTTGGCGAGCAGCCGCTCGAATTCAGCTTCTATTCGAACTATGACTTCGCGTCTCCGATCGGCTATGGCAACGACGTGTCGACGAAGTGGCTGAAGGAAAACAAGAAGCTGAATATCCTCGAGATCGGCTCGAACGGCAACGCGAAGCAGAAATTCGGGGCGATGGTGGCGGCGAACGACCTGCCGGACGTTATGATGCTGGACCGGGGATCGTCGGAATATACGACGATGCAGAAGAACGGGATGCTCGTCCCTCTCGACGATTATTATAAGAAGTATCCCGTGCTGCAGAAGCTGATTGATCCGCAAACCTTTAACATGCTGAAGGCGGAAGACGGACATATCTATGTTATCCCGAACTGGTTTGACAGCGCTAACAATCCGTATAAGTATTCGAACACCGGTTGGACCGTCAACCGCAAAATGTATACCGAGCTCGGGAAGCCGGAGCTCAAGACGTTCGATGATCTGTACAATTATCTGAAGCAGGTGAAGGCCAAGTATCCGGATGTCGTTCCACTTGAAACCGGGATGACCCTGAGCGGCATCAACATGCTTTACAAGCTGATTTACGCCGGCTTCGGCGATAACCGCACGATCTGGAATATCGGCGACGTGCCGTCCTTCCCGAATCTGAAGACCAACACCCTGGAGCCTATCTTTAACGATCCCGCCTACAAGGACGCCTATAAATTCTTGAACAAGCTGTACCGCGAGGGCCTGGTTACCCAGGATATGTTCACGCAGAAGCTGGAGCAGGTGCAGGAGAAGCTAAATACGGGACGTATTGCCGTAACCGGCCTCTCGAACATCACGGGTCTCGGCAACAGTGCCAATAACGTGCTGCAGGCAAAGGACCCGAATGCCGGCTACGATTTTATCCCGTTCCTGTATAACAAGGGAGCGGATCCCAAAACAGTGAACCCGCATACGTACGGCACGTTGGGCTGGAACGTCAACGTCATAACGAAGAAAGCGAAAAATCCGGAGCAGATTTTCCAGTTCTATGACTGGTGGGCGAGCGAGGAAGGACAGCGCATCAACGCATTCGGACCTCCAGGGGTACTCTACGACAAGGTAGACGAGCACGGGGCGCCGATCGACAACGAGAAGGCGAAGACGATTACTCCGCAGGAGAAGGCGAACCTGAAGATCGGCCTGTTCAACCCGGAAGGCTCCTGGAAGTTCTATGTCATCGGTCATTACAAGAATGCGCAAAACCCGGACGCCCTCAATTGGGGCAATGCGGCGAGCGAATTCTTCGGAGGCTTTGCCAAGTTGAACGCCGACCAATTCAACAATATGTCTCTGGATCCTAAGTCGGAAGTCGGCATCATCGAGCAGCAGATCAAGCAAATCTGGCATGACGCCAATGCCAAAATGGTGTTCGCCAAATCGGACGACGAGCTCGAAGCGGTCTACAACAAGCTGA
- a CDS encoding carbohydrate ABC transporter permease codes for MVRYRKLTLEDRLIDAIVYTALFVLSLLSLYPFWNAFVLSLNSGADTSLGGITVWPRVFTVDNYNVVLSDPRFFKALGISVARTVCGTVAAIFFTALLAYGLSRKDTIGRNYYMLAAVFTMYFHGGLIPTYLWLRELGLFNNFWVLFVPWIISVWNMIVFRTFFQGLPDGLEESARIDGCSTYGLFFRIVVPLSGPVIATLSLFQAVFFWNEWFASGIYINEATLLPVQNYLMNMINSNSAQEMISQLSGVPGGVGDMVTRTITPKSLQMTALMVVSLPIIIVYPFVQKFFVKGVMIGSLKE; via the coding sequence GTGGTGAGATATCGGAAGCTGACTCTCGAGGATCGCCTGATCGATGCGATCGTTTATACGGCGCTCTTCGTCCTGTCCCTCTTGTCGCTCTATCCGTTCTGGAACGCCTTCGTGCTTTCCCTTAATTCGGGAGCGGATACTTCGCTCGGAGGCATTACCGTTTGGCCTAGGGTGTTTACCGTGGACAATTACAACGTCGTGCTTAGCGACCCGCGGTTTTTCAAAGCGCTCGGCATCTCCGTGGCGAGGACTGTGTGCGGAACGGTGGCCGCGATCTTCTTCACCGCCCTATTGGCTTACGGGCTGTCCCGGAAGGATACGATCGGGCGTAACTATTACATGCTGGCGGCCGTGTTCACGATGTACTTTCACGGCGGGCTCATTCCCACTTATTTGTGGCTCCGTGAGCTGGGCTTGTTCAACAATTTCTGGGTGCTTTTCGTTCCCTGGATCATCAGCGTCTGGAACATGATCGTGTTCCGCACCTTCTTTCAGGGGCTTCCGGACGGTCTGGAGGAATCGGCGAGAATCGACGGCTGCAGCACGTACGGCCTGTTCTTCCGCATTGTCGTTCCGCTGTCGGGTCCGGTCATCGCGACTTTGTCGCTCTTCCAAGCCGTGTTCTTCTGGAACGAATGGTTTGCGTCGGGCATCTACATCAATGAGGCGACCCTGCTGCCCGTCCAGAATTATCTGATGAACATGATCAACTCCAATTCCGCACAGGAAATGATCAGCCAGCTGAGCGGAGTTCCCGGCGGGGTCGGCGATATGGTCACCCGCACGATCACTCCGAAGTCGCTCCAGATGACCGCGCTTATGGTGGTCAGTCTTCCGATCATCATCGTCTACCCTTTCGTGCAAAAGTTTTTCGTGAAGGGCGTCATGATCGGGTCATTGAAGGAGTAA